From one Rhodamnia argentea isolate NSW1041297 chromosome 1, ASM2092103v1, whole genome shotgun sequence genomic stretch:
- the LOC115750244 gene encoding protein LOW PSII ACCUMULATION 1, chloroplastic isoform X2 produces MAVAALPLNHHLPCFSTSSSRTRTQSWRSRGREGVPQSTRPVRFVVISCSSSTSQAQEEEAPATAESCVNSGLQLFSKGRVKEALSQFDTALTLNPNPLEAQAALYNKACCHAYRGEGKKAADCLRKALKEYDLKFGTILNDPDLASFRALPEFKELQEEARLGGEDIGYSFRRDLKLISEVQAPFRGVRRFFYVAFSAAAGISLFFTIPRLIRAIKGGDDAPNLWDTAGNAAINIGGVIVLVALLFWDNKKEEEQLAQISRNETLSRLPLRLSTNRVVELVQLRDTVRPVILAGKKETIALAMQKAERFRTELLRRGVLLVPVIWGEGKAAPLEKKGFGASPKAPAALPSIGVSW; encoded by the exons ATGGCTGTGGCTGCTCTGCCACTCAACCACCACCTGCCCTGCTTctcgacctcgagctcgagAACTCGGACCCAGTCATGGCGCTCCCGAGGCAGGGAGGGCGTTCCCCAATCGACGAGACCGGTTCGTTTCGTCGTAATCAGTTGCTCTTCTTCTACTTCGCaggctcaagaagaagaagctccgGCGACGGCCGAGTCCTGCGTCAACTCCGGTCTCCAACTCTTCTCTAAAGGGCGG GTTAAAGAGGCACTGTCCCAGTTTGATACAGCCCTTACTTTAAATCCAAATCCTTTGGAGGCCCAAGCTGCCCTCTACAACAAGGCATGCTGTCATGCCTACAG AGGGGAGGGAAAGAAAGCTGCTGATTGCTTACGTAAAGCTTTGAAGGAATATGACCTCAAATTTGGTACGATTTTGAATGATCCTGACTTGGCATCATTCAGAGCCTTGCCTGAATTTAAGGAACTGCAGGAAGAG GCTAGACTGGGGGGAGAAGATATAGGCTACAGTTTCCGCCGAGATCTGAAGCTTATCAGCGAAGTTCAAGCACCTTTTCGTGGGGTTAGGAGATTCTTTTATGTGGCATTCTCTGCAGCTGCTGGCATTTCCTTGTTCTTTACCATTCCGAGGCTCATTCGTGCAATCAAAGGTGGAGATGATGCCCCCAATCTCTGGGACACTGCGGGAAATGCTGCAATCAATATTGGAG GCGTCATTGTTCTTGTGGCATTGCTTTTCTGGGACaataaaaaggaggaagagcagCTTGCACAAATATCCCGGAACGAGACCTTATCAAGGTTGCCACTGCGCTTATCCACTAATCGAGTGGTTGAACTCGTACAGCTTCGGGATACAGTTAGGCCT GTTATTTTGGCTGGGAAGAAGGAGACCATTGCGCTAGCGATGCAGAAAGCAGAGAGATTTCGTACTGAGCTCCTTAGAAGAGGCGTTCTTTTAGTTCCTGTAATCTGGGGTGAAGGTAAGGCTGCACCATTGGAGAAAAAAGGGTTTGGTGCTTCTCCTAAAGCACCTGCTGCTCTTCCATCTATTGGGGTAAGTTGGTGA
- the LOC115750244 gene encoding protein LOW PSII ACCUMULATION 1, chloroplastic isoform X1 has product MAVAALPLNHHLPCFSTSSSRTRTQSWRSRGREGVPQSTRPVRFVVISCSSSTSQAQEEEAPATAESCVNSGLQLFSKGRVKEALSQFDTALTLNPNPLEAQAALYNKACCHAYRGEGKKAADCLRKALKEYDLKFGTILNDPDLASFRALPEFKELQEEARLGGEDIGYSFRRDLKLISEVQAPFRGVRRFFYVAFSAAAGISLFFTIPRLIRAIKGGDDAPNLWDTAGNAAINIGGVIVLVALLFWDNKKEEEQLAQISRNETLSRLPLRLSTNRVVELVQLRDTVRPVILAGKKETIALAMQKAERFRTELLRRGVLLVPVIWGEGKAAPLEKKGFGASPKAPAALPSIGEDFEKRAQSVTAQSKLKAEIRFKAEVISPAEWERWIKDQQKSEGVTPGEDVYIILRLDGRVRRSGKGMPDWQQIVKELPPMDALLSKLER; this is encoded by the exons ATGGCTGTGGCTGCTCTGCCACTCAACCACCACCTGCCCTGCTTctcgacctcgagctcgagAACTCGGACCCAGTCATGGCGCTCCCGAGGCAGGGAGGGCGTTCCCCAATCGACGAGACCGGTTCGTTTCGTCGTAATCAGTTGCTCTTCTTCTACTTCGCaggctcaagaagaagaagctccgGCGACGGCCGAGTCCTGCGTCAACTCCGGTCTCCAACTCTTCTCTAAAGGGCGG GTTAAAGAGGCACTGTCCCAGTTTGATACAGCCCTTACTTTAAATCCAAATCCTTTGGAGGCCCAAGCTGCCCTCTACAACAAGGCATGCTGTCATGCCTACAG AGGGGAGGGAAAGAAAGCTGCTGATTGCTTACGTAAAGCTTTGAAGGAATATGACCTCAAATTTGGTACGATTTTGAATGATCCTGACTTGGCATCATTCAGAGCCTTGCCTGAATTTAAGGAACTGCAGGAAGAG GCTAGACTGGGGGGAGAAGATATAGGCTACAGTTTCCGCCGAGATCTGAAGCTTATCAGCGAAGTTCAAGCACCTTTTCGTGGGGTTAGGAGATTCTTTTATGTGGCATTCTCTGCAGCTGCTGGCATTTCCTTGTTCTTTACCATTCCGAGGCTCATTCGTGCAATCAAAGGTGGAGATGATGCCCCCAATCTCTGGGACACTGCGGGAAATGCTGCAATCAATATTGGAG GCGTCATTGTTCTTGTGGCATTGCTTTTCTGGGACaataaaaaggaggaagagcagCTTGCACAAATATCCCGGAACGAGACCTTATCAAGGTTGCCACTGCGCTTATCCACTAATCGAGTGGTTGAACTCGTACAGCTTCGGGATACAGTTAGGCCT GTTATTTTGGCTGGGAAGAAGGAGACCATTGCGCTAGCGATGCAGAAAGCAGAGAGATTTCGTACTGAGCTCCTTAGAAGAGGCGTTCTTTTAGTTCCTGTAATCTGGGGTGAAGGTAAGGCTGCACCATTGGAGAAAAAAGGGTTTGGTGCTTCTCCTAAAGCACCTGCTGCTCTTCCATCTATTGGG GAAGATTTTGAGAAGCGGGCTCAATCTGTAACTGCACAATCAAAATTaaaagcagaaatccgtttcaAGGCGGAGGTCATATCACCTGCTGAGTGGGAAAG GTGGATTAAGGATCAGCAGAAATCCGAAGGAGTTACTCCTGGTGAGGATGTGTACATAATACTACGACTCGATGGGCGTGTACGAAGATCAGGCAAG GGTATGCCAGACTGGCAGCAAATTGTGAAGGAGCTGCCACCGATGGATGCATTGCTAAGCAAGCTAGAGAGGTAG
- the LOC115750257 gene encoding rapid alkalinization factor: MAEASTFYLSIAIVLVSSVVAYAGGDLELSWAAAAAPTKALGCRGPIAQCLAEGELEMDSEINRRFLATTRPHISYGALQPGTVPCSLRGVSYYNCKPGAEANPYSRPCSVITRCRS, encoded by the coding sequence ATGGCCGAGGCCTCCACTTTCTATCTATCGATCGCGATCGTCCTCGTCTCCTCGGTCGTGGCCTATGCTGGCGGGGACCTCGAACTGAGCtgggcggcagcggcggccCCAACAAAGGCCCTGGGGTGCCGGGGACCAATCGCCCAGTGCCTGGCTGAGGGCGAGCTCGAGATGGATTCGGAGATCAACAGGCGGTTCTTGGCGACCACGCGTCCGCACATCAGCTACGGGGCGCTGCAGCCGGGCACTGTGCCATGCTCCCTGAGGGGAGTGTCCTACTACAACTGCAAGCCAGGCGCCGAGGCGAACCCTTACAGCCGTCCCTGCAGCGTTATCACTAGGTGCCGTAGCTGA
- the LOC115750245 gene encoding dol-P-Man:Man(5)GlcNAc(2)-PP-Dol alpha-1,3-mannosyltransferase: MAVPSTTSELELRQSEQDSSCPVKLLRNRKAAFSLALLIADVVLVSLIIAYVPYTKIDWDAYMSQVSGFLGGERDYSNLKGDTGPLVYPAGFLYVYSAIQFVTGGEVYPAQILFGILYIINLGIVFFVYVKTDVLPWWALSLLCLSKRVHSLFVLRLFNDCIATMLLHTSMAVLFSQRWHVGLIIFSAAVSIKMNVLLYAPPLLLLMLKALNIFEVVSALACAALVQILLGLPFLLSYPVAYISRAFNLGRIFIHFWSVNFKFVPEPVFVSKEFAVSLLVVHLVLLFTFAHCRWCKHEGGLLNFLHSKFLFLKLKLSLSSSLSQQNFHSVGSSSKVLCPEHIVTTMFAGNFIGIVCARSLHYQFYSWYFCSLPYLLWRTPFPTLLRIILFVGVELCWNIYPSNIYSSVMLLCLHLVILWGLWSAPPEYPYLKAKSSSGKKEE; this comes from the exons ATGGCTGTTCCTTCCACGACATCCGAGCTCGAATTGCGCCAATCCGAGCAAGATTCTTCGTGTCCCGTGAAGCTCCTCAGGAATCGCAAAGCCGCCTTCTCCTTGGCTTTGCTCATCGCAGATGTTGTTCTAGTTTCTCTCATCATCGCCTATGTCCCCT ACACCAAGATCGACTGGGACGCTTACATGTCTCAG GTGAGTGGATTTCTGGGAGGAGAAAGGGATTACAGTAACTTGAAAGGTGACACAGGTCCCCTGGTCTATCCAGCTGGCTTCCTCTATGTTTACTCTGCTATTCAGTTTGTCACTGGCGGCGAGGTCTATCCAGCTcag ATTTTGTTTGGCATTTTATACATCATTAACCTGGGGATCGTGTTCTTCGTATATGTGAAGACAGATGTG CTCCCATGGTGGGCTCTGAGCTTGCTTTGTCTGTCAAAGAGGGTGCACTCACTCTTTGTTCTCCGTCTCTTTAATGACTGTATTGCTACAATGCTTCTCCATACTTCTATGGCTGTCCTATTTAGCCAAAGGTGGCATGTTGGGTTGATTATCTTCAG TGCTGCTGTTTCTATAAAAATGAATGTCCTCCTTTATGCCCCACCATTGCTTCTTCTAATGCTGAAG GCCTTGAATATTTTTGAGGTGGTGTCAGCGTTAGCTTGTGCAGCACTTGTGCAG ATATTGTTGGGCCTTCCTTTTCTCTTATCCTATCCGGTTGCATATATATCTCGGGCCTTCAATCTTGGTCGCATATTCATCCACTTTTG GTCTGTTAACTTCAAGTTTGTTCCTGAGCCAGTTTTTGTATCCAAAGAATTTGCAGTCTCCTTGTTGGTTGTTCACCTGGTGTTGCTCTTCACATTTGCGCATTGTAGATGGTGCAA GCATGAAGGAGGGCTTCTTAACTTCTTGCATTCAAAATTTCTCTTCTTGAAGCTGAAGTTGTCTCTCTCAAGTTCCTTGTCACAACAAAATTTTCATAGTGTCGGCTCATCGTCCAAAGTTCTCTGCCCAGAGC ATATTGTGACGACTATGTTTGCTGGGAATTTTATTGGCATCGTATGTGCACGTTCATTGCATTATCAGTTCTACTCATG GTACTTTTGCAGCTTACCTTATTTACTTTGGAGAACACCTTTTCCGACACTTTTGCG GATAATATTGTTCGTAGGAGTGGAGTTATGCTGGAATATCTATCCATCAAACATCTATTCGTCTGTAATGCTTCTCTGTCTCCACTTAGTTATATTGTGGGGCCTTTGGTCTGCTCCACCGGAATATCCTTATCTCAAGGCTAAATCATCGagtggaaagaaagaagaatga